The following proteins come from a genomic window of Oncorhynchus clarkii lewisi isolate Uvic-CL-2024 chromosome 23, UVic_Ocla_1.0, whole genome shotgun sequence:
- the LOC139381269 gene encoding small integral membrane protein 36 — MGFMEFYLEIDPVTLNLIILVASYVILLLVFLISCILYDCQGKDPTKEYAPAPPAPPSQSPIRLVIMQNSPTSSRCERQSSQSQTQNQNNTAPPEPSRNDYEPPALTPTPDLGREKRSTLV, encoded by the coding sequence ATGGGTTTCATGGAATTCTACCTTGAGATTGACCCCGTGACCCTGAACCTCATCATCTTGGTGGCCAGCTATGTCATCCTCCTTCTCGTTTTCCTCATCTCTTGCATCCTGTACGACTGTCAGGGGAAGGACCCCACCAAGGAGTACGCCCCCGCGCCCCCTGCGCCACCCAGCCAGTCGCCCATACGCCTGGTGATCATGCAGAACTCTCCTACCTCATCTCGCTGTGAGCGGCAGAGCAGCCAGAgtcagacccagaaccagaacaacaCGGCTCCTCCAGAACCCAGCAGGAACGACTACGAGCCACCAGCGCTGACGCCCACCCCCGACctggggagggagaagagaagcaCCCTGGTCTGA